In Populus trichocarpa isolate Nisqually-1 chromosome 16, P.trichocarpa_v4.1, whole genome shotgun sequence, a genomic segment contains:
- the LOC7469938 gene encoding transcription factor bHLH10 isoform X2, producing MEEFSSHYPQEESAAAASMEEIQLQHHMAFSNNNTNHHLMQQYPTQLLSYDHSSNWDPNIIQFQEMHQVLDQNSSFDATANTQSSLPPDLLNLFNLPRCTSTSTLLPNSSISFTNPAHKAPLGFMGVDNTSARFDPYTLAPQPHLFRELVQSLPPHGYTLPTPLFGGGQGDDHVDGQSGGGLSYQDGDHGDGVFEFTDEMACIGKGIKKTGKVTKHFATERQRREHLNGKYTALRNLVPNPSKNDRASVVGEAIDYIKELLRTVQELKLLVEKKRCGRERSKWRKTEDDGGVEVLDNSDIKVEPDQSAYSNGSLRSSWLQRKSKDTEVDVRLIEDEVTIKLVQRKRVNCLLYVSKVLDELQLDLHHAAGGLIGDYYSFLFNTKINEGSCVYASAIANRLIEVVDRQYASSTTTVPAAGSCY from the exons AGTACCCTACTCAACTCCTATCATATGACCACTCCTCCAATTGGGATCCCAATATCATTCAATTCCAAGAGATGCACCAAGTACTTGATCAAAATAGCAGCTTTGATGCTACTGCTAATACACAATCCTCCTTGCCACCTGATCTTCTTAATCTTTTCAACTTGCCCAGATGCACATCAACATCTACTTTGCTTCCTAATTCATCAATTTCCTTTACAAACCCTGCCCATAAGGCTCCTTTGGGCTTCATGGGGGTGGACAACACATCTGCGCGTTTCGACCCATACACACTTGCTCCACAGCCTCATTTGTTTAGGGAATTGGTTCAGTCTTTACCCCCGCATGGTTATACTTTGCCCACGCCCTTGTTTGGTGGAGGCCAAGGGGATGATCATGTGGATGGACAAAGTGGTGGAGGCCTTAGTTACCAAGATGGGGATCATGGAGATGGGGTTTTTGAGTTTACTGATGAAATGGCTTGCATTGGTAAGGGAATTAAGAAGACTGGCAAAGTTACTAAGCATTTCGCTACGGAACGCCAAAGGAGAGAACACTTGAATGGAAAGTACACTGCCTTGAGGAACTTGGTTCCAAATCCTTCCAAG AACGATAGGGCATCTGTGGTGGGAGAAGCAATTGATTATATCAAAGAACTTCTTCGGACGGTTCAGGAGCTAAAATTACTAGTGGAGAAGAAGAGATGCGGTCGAGAGAGAAGCAAATGGCGCAAGACTGAAGACGATGGTGGGGTAGAAGTTCTTGATAATTCTGACATCAAGGTTGAACCAGATCAGTCAGCATACAGTAACGGATCATTAAGAAGTTCTTGGCTTCAGAGGAAGTCCAAGGACACTGAGGTAGATGTCCGCCTAATCGAAGACGAAGTTACAATCAAACTGGTTCAGAGAAAGAGAGTTAATTGCTTGTTATATGTCTCCAAAGTCCTTGACGAGCTTCAGCTTGATCTCCACCATGCTGCTGGTGGCCTCATCGGTGATTACTACAGCTTTCTGTTCAACACCAAG ATAAATGAAGGATCATGTGTTTATGCTAGTGCCATAGCCAACAGACTGATTGAGGTTGTGGACAGGCAGTATGCATCCAGTACTACTACTGTACCAGCTGCAGGCAGTTGTTATTAG